TGTCCGGACAAGGGAGCTTCCGTCTCATAGCCGCTCAGCCTGCGGATGCCGCGGCGAGCCAAGCCCTTCACCAAGCCGAAGCCCGCTTTGACGCCGGACGGCGGCAGCTTCGCAATCGCCATGTCCGCTTCGCGCCGCAGCAGCGGCTCGATGAGGACAAGCGCCTCCCCCGCGGTTGCCTGCAAGTCGGCGTCCAAGAAGAGCAGCAGCTCGCCGCGCGCCTCGGCTACCCCTGATTGCAGCGCCGCTCCTTTCCCGCGGCGCCGCCTGTGCCTAACCATCTTGTCGACCCATGGCCAAGCTGCCTGATAGGTGTTGTCTCGACTGCCATCATCCACCACGATGATCTCAAAGCTTAGTATTTCCTTCCATCTATGCTCGGCATGTGCCTGAAAATGACACAGCGTCTGCTCAATGGTACCTGCCTCATTCCAAGCCGGAATGATCACCGAAACATCGGGCTTCATGATCCGCCCCCCAATCTCCATACAACATGGGCAGCTCGCCT
Above is a genomic segment from Paenibacillus sp. HWE-109 containing:
- a CDS encoding glycosyltransferase family 2 protein; amino-acid sequence: MKPDVSVIIPAWNEAGTIEQTLCHFQAHAEHRWKEILSFEIIVVDDGSRDNTYQAAWPWVDKMVRHRRRRGKGAALQSGVAEARGELLLFLDADLQATAGEALVLIEPLLRREADMAIAKLPPSGVKAGFGLVKGLARRGIRRLSGYETEAPLSGQRAVRADRLRELRNFARGFGVEVALTIDAACSGMRIVELDVPIMHRETGRDWHGFLHRGRQFAAVGFTLLSRWKERKRAWVSSDRSSI